The sequence below is a genomic window from Lolium perenne isolate Kyuss_39 chromosome 4, Kyuss_2.0, whole genome shotgun sequence.
AGGGCAGAGGCAGCGGTGGCGCGCTGCTCTCGCAAGGCAGCGGAGGAGCGGCCTTCTCTCAggtcggtggaggcggaggcgtggcCTTCTCTCAGGTCGGTGGAGGCGGCTCGTTCTCTcagggcggcggtggtggcggaggcGCGGCGTTCTCTcagggaggtggaggtggaggcggaggcgcacCGTTCTCTCAGGGCGGAGGATCGGCGTTCTCTcagggagctggaggcgcaggcgCGGCGTTCTctcagggcggcggcggcggaggaggaggcgcggcCTTCTCCCAGGGCGGCGGCAGCTTGTCGCTCTTGCATTCGCAGTCGCAGATCTCCCAGGCCTCCCTCGACGAGAACCTCCTCAGCCCTCGCCATCCCTCCCCCGCGCGCCATCAGGTATCGTCTACATCCCTGCTCGATCCTTCCCTCCTTGTTGCCATTGTGTGGTGAATGGTGATCCTGATTCACTGATTGATTGGTGGGTAACTAGTAGTTTATGATTCCGTCAGTCCTGTGCTTGGTCACAGATGAAAGTATGCAACGAATTAATTGGTGTTCATTTCTGCTACTCGCTTACAGTGAACTCGCTTGTGCTTGGTTGATGCGTGGAAGAAATAGTTCAAGTCTCTGCAGTGGACATTTCACTGGGCAAATTTGTGAACCAAGTACTGCTTGAGATCTCACTTTTCTGCACGCGATCGTTCGTGTACTGCATAACTGAAAGTATTAGGAAAACGAGATCCATGTGATTCTCTTCTGCTAGACTGTTTGAAATGGTTATTTCTGTGGTATGATCCATAGTATGCACTACTATGTTTAGTCCTCAAGGAAAATTTCCCCCTTAGGCATCATTTTAATCGCGACTGTTTTAAAGGGCGACTTTACATCGGCACAGTTAGTATGCAGTTTGTTCACGATTCATTCTTATTCAGCAAGGCAGAGGGAATGCTCAAACCAACAATAATTTTGCTACTAAATGTTTCAGTCACAGCAGTTATGTTTCTTATCGTGCTTACTACTATACAAAGGTGGATTCCTGAATTTTTCAACTAGATGTTTCACTGAGCGCAGCTATGGTTCTTAATGTTTACTAGTTACAGAAGGTGGATTCCTTAAGAAAAAAAATTATAGAGTGCATAGTGTTTGTCTCCTGCCCAATTGTGACATTCATTTATCTTTACATTGGTGACCAGAGATTCTCCTTGCATGATGACTCGTCGAAGACGATGTCTTCATTTCCAGCCAATTCAGCTTCTTCTGTGCTTGATGAATCTCAGCTGCAAATGGCAAAAACTTCAAGCAAAGCTATCCTTCGGTGGAACCCCTCTCTTCCAGATAGCAAATGTAAACTCAGACCCTTATGCCTGACAGATTTTACATTTCATTAACATGCACTTCAAGCACAATTAATTTGGTATGTTGAGTAGGTTCAAAAGAATCATCTCATTTATTGATCTTGTAAGGTTGACTGATGCATGCTGTGCACCTGAAGGTTCTCTAAACATACACTGTAGATTATTTTCCTAAGCTGCCAAATTGTCTTGATAAATTTAGAAGTACTATGTTTTGTACTGAAATGTCCAATTGATGGTGTTTCAACAGGTCAGATTAATGAGGATGTTGAGCGCAAATTTCAGCATGTTGCAAGTTCAGTGCATAAGATGGGAATGGTATTAGACTCTGTTCAAAATGATGTTATGCAGTTAAACAGAGCCATGAAGGAGGCATCACTAGATTGTAAGCTCCCCATTATTTCTACTTTGATCATAAGGGTGTCCATAACTACTGAAACTTTTGTTCATGAGTTTTGCACTTAAACTATGTTGCTAACAACTGGTGCATCAACTAACTGAGCGCATGTATTTGTTTTCTTCAGCAGGTAGCATACAGAAAAAGTTTGTGCTCGTAGAGACCTCTCTCCAGCAAATTGTAAGCATCGTCGCTGCTTCAGTTCTTTCCCTACCTTTTTTGAAACAACAAAGTTTCGTTTATTGAGACATGCTACCGCAGCTTAAGGGACAAGACGATCTCAAGGCGCTCCTTGAAGGCAGCACAAAAAGCAATCCTGACCAGAAGAGTGCTCTGAACAACCACACCAGCAAACTCGATGAGATACTATCGACACTTTCAATCCTGAAGCAAGTGCAGGAAGATTTGAGGCAACTGAAGGGTGACATCTTCAGAATCTTTACAAAAGAGATGGAGGTACAATTGCTATGATCAATCACAAGTTTTGACACTACTCTGTTCATTTGTCTTTAGAAATTATTCTGATGGTTGACATGTGCATATAAGAAACTATCTTGCTGCGTTACCTGTATGTGAAGTCCTCTCTTATGTCCATATGCGTGGGTTCAGTTTCATATAAACGTATTAGCAGGTTCGTATCATTTTCTTTTCGAGGGCATCGTATCATTTCCTTGTCTATTCATGGTATAAAAAAGTACCAAATCTCAGTGTGTGCTAGTGCTTATTTCTAGCATTTTACGTTAAAGTTAAAAGATGGCTTAAAATACACGTAAAAATCTGTATATGGTTTGACATGCCCAAATGCTATGGCTTCAAGTACTAGAGCAACGAATATTGGTCCATAGTCTTGATATAAAGTTTGCTGATCTTTGCCTCTCTGTACAGGGGATTGTTAGAGCTATCAGTTCTCTCAATAGTAGGCCTGATGCAATGCAAGCACCGACAGTATGTGTCCTTGTTACCCAACTGATTAAATGCACAAGTATTGCAGCATTCCCCTCTTACTCTTTTTTTCTTTGCTTTGCTGAAGCACCTGAGCTGCAACACCAACAGAAAATCTCCGATTAACCAACCATCAGTAGAAAGCCCGCTGGTGAACCAAAGACCAGTAGCAGATGGCAAACAGACACCGGTAGCAGATGGAAGGCCACAGAGGAAACAAGCGCCAGTAGCAAATGGAAGGCCACAGAGGAAACAAGCGCCAGTAGCAAATGGAAGGCCACAGAGGAAACAAGCGCCAGTAGCAAATGGAAGGCCACAGAGGAAACAAGCGCCAGTAGCAAATGGAAGGCCACAGAGGAAACAAGCGCCAGTAGCAACTGGAGAGTCACAGAGGAAACAAGCACCAGTAGCAAATGGAAGGCCACAGAGGAAACAAGCGCCAGTAGCAACTGGAGAGTCACAGAAGAAACGAGGAAGGGCACAGAACAAACAAGCGCCAGAAGCAAATGTAAGGCCACCGAAGAAACAAACGCCAGTTGCAAATGGAAGGCCACAGGTGCAACAAACAGCAGTAGCAAATGGAACGCCCGAGATGAACCATGCACAGGATGCATGTTGGACCTTGAAGATGAACCATGCACAGCTTGCATGTTGGACCTCGAAGATGAACCAAGTGCTGGAAGCAAATGGAAAGCCCATGATGAAGCAAGTACCAGCAACAGAAGTGTAAGACTCTAACCTCAATTTCCTACACGCTTCAGCTGTTATATAATCGTACATTCCAGTAGTATGTAGCACTTGAAAGTGGAAATTGTCTTGATGGAATCGAAAATGCGTACTGATCTTGTGATAAGATACTTGCTTTTCTTTCATTACAAAATCTCCGTCCTTTCGAATCTTGAAATGTCCAGTATTCCTGTGCTTGTACAGCAGGCTGTAACCTCTCTTTTGACAGCAATGAATACACTGGTGTCTTTCTGCTATGTTGCTAAACTGCCTCCACTTTCTGAATATGCATGCATGCCTTCCCCATTTGTGTGTTTCTTGTTGCTGGGTTTGAGGCTCTAATCAGGCTTGTTTGCAGGCTGGAGGCACCAAAACAGGAAGAGGTGCCGATTCAGATGGTCAATCCGCAAGTGGCAACTAAGAAGGTAACCCAGTGCTGCAACCTTGCTCCTTTGTAGCTCAATGAAACAATGTTATATGTCCGACAGCAAAAAAATGAATCGCCTCTTGCAATGTTGCTAGAGGCCTGTAGTTTTGGCCCCTGTATGCTCGCGGTAGGCTGAGCGTGTCTGACATTGCCTGCGGATGCAACGGAAAATGCAGGCACCGCTGAGCGCAATCATCAAcctggacgacgacgacgacgacgatgaggagGGCGGCGACGGGAGCGCGCCGTGCGTCATCCTGAAGACCGACACAGGTATAGCTGCTGAACTGAACTGAGCTGAACTTCCTTTGTCCCTCTGCTTGCTAGTGTCTGTCATGTTGACCCTGGCATTGTGCGTGTCCCCTCCGATcattgttactgcaaggaaacacAGCTTACACTGTCCCCGTGTGTgtatggtggtgcaggtgctgcgggTGAGCTGATTTGCGAGGAAGCGATGGAGATCCTGCAGAGGGCGAGGAAGAGGCGGCGGAGGGAGGAAAACAGGGCCGTCGTGCTCTTCCAAGAGTAGCAGCAGGCCGGCGGTGACGACTGTCGGCGGACAGTGTTTTAACAGAGAGTAGAAGAGGCACATAGAGGTAGAGGGGGTAAATGTTTATGGCAAGGGGTGATGGTGAATAGTGAATACTGAAGTAGTGTTGCTGTGTTAACTTGGTCGGGTCAGGTGGTCTATATATAGATTAAGGCCGGCGtgaaggagaagtggagaaggCATACATCATGCCATGCGTGCGTCCATCTTTCCACAGTGGAGTATACTTGTTGGCTAGTAGTATATATGTGCTGTGTTGGGGACATCCACACACGGGGACACAGGTTGTTTTCCACTGAATGAGAATACAGATCTGTCTGTTTATATTTCCTGCTATATCGTCTGTGTTCTCCCACTACGTCGTCTGGCATGTTGGGTTGTTCCTGAGTTGAGCACTTGTCATTCCCGAGCTGACAGTGCGGCGACATTTTCAGTCTCTCTTTGTGTAGCTGACAGCGCAAACAGGAAGATGCAGGCAACGCGATGCGGACTGATGGAGCGCGAGCGAGGGAGATTGATTGGGCTCGCCAGCCTAGCGGCGGTACGAGGCCGGTGCCTTTTATGCTGGCACGACTTTGGGCCCTCCGGTGATTTACGCGTGCCAAGCAAGGGAGGCTGCCGTAAATTCCAGTCCAGTGCTCCATCCACCATCTCGCTCTAATCAACCAGTCTGTGATTTCATTAACGTTAAGTACTTACTAGTAGCTTCGCCACGGCCCTTTAACGTAGTGTCAAATGCATAAGCGTGTAAATAATTCATGTAAATATTAAAGTATATAAAATAAATATATAAtacttaattttttttaaaaaatatttaaagATCCACTTTGCACAATTCATTTTGTAGAAAAGCAAGGACTGAATACACTATTTATTAAAGCCATGGTCCGTTGACGTGTTTAAGGTATTCTCGCACGATCTcaggaatgttgtcttcaacTTCATTAGCCAGATACTTGAGTATGTGTATCAAAAACTTTTTCCTTAGCACGTAACCATCCTGCACAATTAGTCTATCATGTTAACATGAAGTTTTCTCCCCACAAAAGTATAGGATTGTGAACATAGAATACTCACGCTGCAAACTGGATGAACAAATCTTTTACCATCCCAGGAAAGCATAAAACTAAATACTAAGTATCCAGACAACTTTCTGCAAATAAATGTAACATATCATTATCTTGGTCATTAGAATGACGATAAAATAAGCTGCTTGTAAAGATAACCTGAGAAAAATCACCTGTCGGGGCTTGTTGGTATTGGGATATTGTGAGGATATTTACGTGGCCAGAAATAAATATCGGAATTCCAGCTAGGTTGTGCTATCTCAAGGTCATTTAGATAGAATGCACACCTTTGTAATTTTAGTTGGTACCTCTCTTCTGATAGAGGTTCAGAACATGGGTCTAAAATAGATACACGACACTCATGTTTGTCGATGGTGAACAAGATGAAGTCGCCAAGAAATGCGTGTGGCAAAAAAATCTGCAAGTAGTGAGCATTAAAACACATACATAGATCATGTTAATAATGGAAAAGAGACCTAACTTACCATGTTGCATGATGATATATTATGGTCTATCCCAGGTCAGCTATGAAAAAATGTTGCCAACTCCTTAATATCTGGATTAACACGCCAACGTGGATGTTTTCTACCATCGAGTAACGCCGACTGAGATGAAAAAAAGGTTTAGAACCATGACAGTGACAATAAATTTGCGATTATAATAACTTACACAAAATCTTAAGTCCATATTGTGCACGGGAGGCTCTATCAAAAATTATATCTCGTCACATGCCACTATGCGCACAGCCATATTGAAACAGTCCTTGTCCATTGGCTGGTCCATCTTGAGTACGTCCTGAATTTGCTTTAGAGTTAAGCCTAGTGGATAAGGTGTGGAGCTTCGCACCAATTCTTTTCTGCAAAACAATTGATAAGAATAATGATATGATAATAATATGTGCGGACGCTTGATCATTATCTTATGAGGCTTACTTCAAACATGTTGCATCGTCAATGGATATGATGTATTTGCATATCTCGTCAACAAACTCATGTGGTTTGGTGGACAAGGTGCAAATAGGAAGCTGGCTATTATCTTTGGCTACATCTCCTAGGTGTTTTTTACCTAGGCTTGGCAATTCCGTAATATCAGAGTCGGATCCATTTTCTTTATCTTTAGATTGATTATATATCGGACTACCTCTTATTTTGTTTAGTTCCGAATCGTGCAATATGACAAATAATTTTCTTCGGAATGCTTTCATATCCTCCTACAAAGTAGTAAGAAACATTAATATTGTAAATTAATAATTTAAGATGCAAGATACTACTAACGGTCTCTAAACAAAAATATTACCTGAGTGATGCAGTCAGAAAGCATATCACCTGTCCAATATTCCATAAAATTTAACATGAACAACCCGCACGATGCGCTACAAAATTAGCAAATGTTATAGTAGAATTATATCTAGACAAATCAACTTAAAAAACTATTTAAACAATCATTAAGCTAGAAATATTCTCGGTATACTTCATGCTACTGGTACCAATGGAGGATGTTAAAATATCATTCGACCTGCCCAATCCTCCAGACTGGCAAACTGCACTTTTTTTTTTAATAATTTGGAGTTTTCAGACCTACTTGATCAGAGGATTAATAACTTTTTTTTTGCATAGGTTCATGGTAGCTCAAATGGTTAGTTAATTTCATTTTCTATCTCTACATGTCACTGACCTACCGTGCACCACACGATCCAGAAAAACAAGAAATTACGTTAGTACCCATATAGAAGAGAAATAGAAATGATACGCCACAAAAGAAGTGGCGGAGCTTCTCCACGCCCGTTACTCAAAGGTAAAGTCAAATTTAACTACTATCCAAACACACCCTTAAATACACTACTTTTGTATCACGGTAGTTTTCACATTCAAAAGTTGAAGATATTCAACATACCCATCAGTTTGCAGTGGTTTTCGGATATGCTCTACTATTGGCCATGTCGTGACATCGAGATCGTGCCACTTTTCACCTTTGTCAAATCCCCTTCTTTGGGATGCAGTCTTTAAGTGCTTCTCAAGTCCTCGAAGCTGTTATATAAGGAAAAAAGATATTAGACACTGAGGCAAAATAAAAATGTCAAGAGGATATCACAATCAAATAATTTACCATAAGGGTGAGGTCACTTCTACCCATTCCCGGACCAAGTGAGTCTTGTATCAAACGTTTCTTAGCATTGATGACCGCTAAATACCAGTGGGTCTTGCTGACATTTATCGGTAGGAAGATCTAAAATAAAATATTACATAAGTAGATATACACATGTTAAAAATATAATGAATGAGATGCATAGGTAGTGATTTAGTTCTGACCATGTCATGCTTTAGATAAATATATGCCTGCTCTATGATATGGCGATATATTTTTACGTCTTTCTTCAGCATATTTGAGACGTATGTTTTATCCATATATACCTTATCGCTAGCTCTGTTAAGCGGATGATCACATGCACGCATGCAATATATCTAGGCATTTATCACCTACAATTGAACACATAAAATACatttaaattaaaaaataaacaCAAATTGTGTAAATAGTGATTTCTTGTTGACTTACATCATCGGGCAGAAATCCGTGATCACATATAAGACACTTTAAATGGTCATTAGATAGCGATGCATCACCGATCTCCACAAAGTTGGTATTTTCAGGTGCAGACATTATTGATTCAATGACGGCAAAATCTTCGGTGGTGCTGACATAGTCTAGCAGGATATATAAGTGTGCCACATTAATTACGTAAAAAGTAATCTAGCAAAAAGGAAAGGGAACTAAGTACCTTTTGGGATAACGTTTGTGTTATCTTTTTTTGGTTTATTATGACGTGACTCCTTTGGATTTGTAAGAGTCGGTGAGTCTAGGGTCCCTTCCATCAAGGTAGCCTCGAGGCCTTTGGTGCTTGCTTCTTTTAAAACATCGACATCCATTTTTATATTGTCCATGACCTTCAAAATTGAAATTAATTATAAAAATCTTTTTATCTAGGAACATGGGTTCAGAAAAACTCGTCTCTTCCACCAACATTGTATCTGAACCTATATCGATAGGTTCTTTCAAAGCATCTATAGTATCTGTCTCAGCCGCCCATGATCTACAATAGTTAATACATGGTAAGAGATGAATATTTGCGATCTCAGAACAATCAAAATATAATTGATTTGAGAGAATTTGTATATGTAACCATTAGACACGATCGCTTGTTAGAGGCGGAGGCTGCACACTCCTCTCAGTCAACAGGGCAAACCGGAAAGGATTTTATGCTAAGAAAAAAAGAAACTAAAGAAGAGCCGGACAATAATCACTGCTCTATTTCTTCCTCACCCTATCCCTTCCCCAATTCCGTTCTGGTACCAGCGCCGCCTCCTCACTCACGCCGCCATGGCCATGCCTCGCTCCTAGACTCCCACACCTCCCGTACTCGGCCCGCGCTCTCACAGCTGCCCACCCTCCGGTGCCGAGCCATCCCGCCTCCCTCCAACGCTATAACGCCACCCGCCCACCCGCGCACGGTTCCGGCTGCCGGCCACCCCTCCATCGGCCAGATCTCACGGCCGCCCCTCCCTCCGACGCTGAGCCAACCCGCCATCGGGCGCAAGGTTCCGGCTGCAGGCCGCCCCGCCTCCGGCGCCGAGCCAACATCGCCATTGGCCGCAGGTGGCCCCTACTCCGCCGCGTCCGCGGCAGCTGCGTTCGGGCTCCCGCCGCGCGCCTGGACCCACCCGCTTCCCTGGTGTCGCTCCTGCTCACCTCCCGCTAGGCAATGGCGGTCGTCGGCGTTCCTCCAAAAGAGCTGCTCCCGCACGCCTTGCAGGAGGATGGGGACACGACACCACGTGTGTCCACCCCAACCTAGACCGGCTCACCGTGGTGCATCCCCACGGCTCTCTCCTTCTTGCCGCGGCTGCCATGGATCTCCTTTTGATTATCGGCGTCGCCGACTCGATTGTGTGCGGTGCGCGCGTGGTAATCGGCGCCGGTGGAGAGGGGAAGAGGGAATACCTTGATGCCGGTGGGAGATTGCTAGCTGCCTGGAGGATTCGTCGCTTGAGAGAAAAGGTTCGTACGGAAACAGAGCTATATTTAGGCCTCGGGAGAAAAAATTGCAGGGTTGTTTGGATTTGTAATCGTATATAGCTAGGTTAGTTAGTTATTCCTCGAATCTGTTAGCAATTTTCGTGCGAATCAAATTGAAAAAAGTTGTTGTTTAAACGGAACTTTAGGACTCTAGGTGGGACATGCCTGTTCGGCTACACCTTAAAATTTCTAGTATGATCCACATGTAGAAATTTTCTTGGTTGAACTCTTTCAGATTACGAAGCTAGAGATTTGTTTAATGGTGACCGCATAGATTTCCATCCAAGAGCGTCGTCGACCTGCTAGGAGATCGCCGTGGAATTGTCCTCGAAGAGTGCTAGAATAGCGCCGGCGAACTTTCGTCGAAGAGCGCCGTCGAACTGTCGTCGAAGAGGTGATGCAAATGGTGTGTTGTACTGAAGAGAAGTACGTCGGGCATCTCGATAGGAGCAGCGGGCGGGGAAGGAAAAGGTGGAAATTTGAATTTTTGTTGAGCAAAGATAGAGGTGTTGTTCCTTATTTAACTCCGGCTGTTACTCTTGTGAACCGGTTTGCATGCTAGGCACGCTCGTAGCTGGTGCAAATCCAAGATTGTTTTTTCCTTCCTTTTTTGACGGCGCGTGTGAGCTCGGATTCTTTGCTATTTTCAGCTGCGGTGGTCATTCCTTTATTGTTTGCTATTTATAAGGTGCGGTGGCTACTTTTAAGGATGTAGTTATGTGGTGGCATTTGGTGGGTAAATATTGTGAAGTGTGACATCAGAGGAAGTGTGACATCAGGGGGAAGTGTGACATTGCATGTTTCactttaatactccctccgtttctttttatagtgcctatagatttttgacatttgtttcagaatataaggttgtagtttGGCTTTTTTCCAATTACCCCCTCCCCTGTTCAGCTCCCACACAACATGCTTGAGAAAAAATTCATACAAAATTggaaacaattaattgagattcaTGCATGGCCCAACAATTCCTTAAAATTAGGCAGCAATATTTTACGTTCCTTAATTGAACTTGGCGGCACATATATGGAGAATCAACAAGAGAGATTTGTGgaatttgttatggtaagttaggaagatatggatttctCAAATTTTACATTGATCTCAAATCATTCAGctagggggtcttgtgtaaaaaatactctagcGCTAATTTATGTGCCAAAAAACTAtaagcactatagaatggaatagAGGGAGTAGTAAAGATACCGCTTCAATCCTGGGCGACGAAGTGTGCACGCCTGCAGCTGCAAAGGTACCTTATCATTGCATCATATGGTGTGTGAGGTACAGTTCGTTGCAGACTTGCCAGTTATTCCTTTTATTAATTTGAGAGATCATCGATAGATGTActaagcaagatcaaggttaacaGTTTAAGATATTGCGTGAGCCGCCGTTGATTGGTGTGCACTGTAGGGACAGCGTCGCCACTACTCCATCGATCGCTTATTATCAAGCCTAGACTCGTGCCACGCACGCATAAATAAGCAAAAACGAGACAAGTAAGCATGCGACACGTAGAGATAAAACAGATGGAATCCTCTGTTAACCCCACTCGTAGCTGCTGCTGTTGTAGGTGGAGGATACCTAATTCTACAAACAACAAAAGTTGCAACAGGTCACAATCTCGTTCGGTATTTGACAAAAATGTGACCTCTAACCTCTTCTCCGGCTGCTCATCCATAGCCGACGCTCAGACAGTGCAACGATTGGAAACGAGAGACCTAGATACTACTTGTGCTCTAATAAATAAGGGCTTATATGTTTTTTGAAAAGACAATCTAAGCAAAGTTTATCTAACAGTTTTTTAaaaatctatcaacaaatatgataTCATATGAGGGACGCGTTTGCTGGGGGTGctgtacaccgacctggtcggcgcgGATCAGGCGCCGCACACCTCCTAGACGAGTTGTTGGGCCGGCCAAACATTCTCACTTCGAAGCCTTGTCCGCTCCTCCAGGATGCGCTCTCTTCCACCGGCCATTCctcgcccctccgccgccgccttcccCTTCCAGGCTCTCCAAAGCGTGGCGGAGGGTGCGGATGTCGTCTCCAGGCAGGGAGCGGAGAGGGTCAACCTCTCGTGGCTCCGTCCCTCGCGAGGAGCCGCGCAGGACGAGTGCGCTGGAGCTGGACCTCCACGACAAGCTGGTCCGCCAATTCTACCTCCTCTACCTCCTTCAAGCCTCGCCGGAGGAGCGCGACGCCATGTGCGAGCCCATTGGGTGGAGGCCTCCGCTCCCCCAAGATCTCCCGAGGCAGATCCGTTATCTGGAGGCGCGGGTCGCGGCTGGCGAGCGTGGAGGTGGGATTCCGCCGCCCTGAATCTCCCAACAGCGACGCGCCGCCCCTCTTCGCTTCTGGTCAAGGTGAAGGAAGGAGAAGGGGATCATCATGTCCTGTTCGACGATGGGATCGTTTCAGATGCGACGAGTCCGACCCGAGGTCCTGTTCATGGCGGAACCACCTCGGGCTTCGTACATGACGCGTCGCAAATCTGCGCTGGCTCTACTACCTCCAAGGCCTCCCATGGACACGTGTCCGTACGCCACTCCGCCTGCTTGTCCACTCAACTTCGTCCAGCTTCGTGGCGAAGCTTTCTCTCGCTACCCCCACTCCCacatcgcccccccccccccccccggaggcGCCTGACGCTGGTGCCGCTCGGTGGCGATGGAGGAGAGGTTTCGGAGGGTGGCGGCGAGGTTCAAGGCCCTGCGCGACAAGGCGGCGAGCGGGGGTTTGGAGCAGAAGGCCGCGTTTCTACCCCATCAAGCTCAGGGACAGATCCATGGCGAATCGAGTCGCGGCTATCGATTGTTGGATTGGGCGAGGCGCGGGCCGAGGAAGGAGCGGCGCGCTGTCCTCGATCTACGGCGGATCCGGGAGATCACGTTTTCACTCTCTGCATCGGCTCGTTCGGGCCGATTTCGATCCAAGCCGCGCCGCTCGGGAAATTCATCGTGTCCAGGTGTACAGCGAGTTCGTCAAGCTGCCTCAATGGAGAAGGGGCCGCCTGCCATGAGCCCCGTGAGAGGGAAGCCTGGCCAGAAGAAGAAGACTCTGAGGAAGCTACTCTGCGACGAGCTCAAGGGCAAGGAGGATGCGTCTGTAATTCCTCGCTGCGCCATGAGGGCCTCCCGTCAGCCAATCAGGAGGGATGGGCAGCGAGGCCGTCCCACGCGCCCTCTGTCCCCTCTGTCCATGGCGATGGTGGAAGCAAACCGCCAAATGCCGCCAATGTGGGATCCGATCAGGGCAGAGGATGGTGGTTCGCGCAGGGATCGCATAGCGGCATCTTCCCTACTGGTCCTCAGTCACCAAGCCTTGCTGATGGAGAAGACTCTGCAGGTGCTGGTGCAAGGGGAGAAGGAGGGCTGAGGCTTCTgcctcaacgtcaagcttttggaaGTTTTGCTAGCATTTTTGTGTCTGGGCGTTTAGCCGTTGACAAGAGTCCAAGGTATGAGACGATAGactacttttggaacaacttttgCTCAGAGGTGGACGAGGTGGAAAACTTCTACAAGCAGCTATGGCATATTCCTCCGGATCCTACCAAACCACCAGGGCAGAGA
It includes:
- the LOC127321798 gene encoding uncharacterized protein isoform X1 — translated: MKLKINKACDLASISVLPPRRNRGGGGGGTSASASQQQRSQSMSQKSFSQGGGGSFSQGVSASFSQGRGSGGALLSQGSGGAAFSQVGGGGGVAFSQVGGGGSFSQGGGGGGGAAFSQGGGGGGGGAPFSQGGGSAFSQGAGGAGAAFSQGGGGGGGGAAFSQGGGSLSLLHSQSQISQASLDENLLSPRHPSPARHQRFSLHDDSSKTMSSFPANSASSVLDESQLQMAKTSSKAILRWNPSLPDSKCQINEDVERKFQHVASSVHKMGMVLDSVQNDVMQLNRAMKEASLDSGSIQKKFVLVETSLQQILKGQDDLKALLEGSTKSNPDQKSALNNHTSKLDEILSTLSILKQVQEDLRQLKGDIFRIFTKEMEGIVRAISSLNSRPDAMQAPTHLSCNTNRKSPINQPSVESPLVNQRPVADGKQTPVADGRPQRKQAPVANGRPQRKQAPVANGRPQRKQAPVANGRPQRKQAPVANGRPQRKQAPVATGESQRKQAPVANGRPQRKQAPVATGESQKKRGRAQNKQAPEANVRPPKKQTPVANGRPQVQQTAVANGTPEMNHAQDACWTLKMNHAQLACWTSKMNQVLEANGKPMMKQVPATEVLEAPKQEEVPIQMVNPQVATKKAPLSAIINLDDDDDDDEEGGDGSAPCVILKTDTGAAGELICEEAMEILQRARKRRRREENRAVVLFQE
- the LOC127321798 gene encoding uncharacterized protein isoform X3, whose translation is MKLKINKACDLASISVLPPRRNRGGGGGGTSASASQQQRSQSMSQKSFSQGGGGSFSQGVSASFSQGRGSGGALLSQGSGGAAFSQVGGGGGVAFSQVGGGGSFSQGGGGGGGAAFSQGGGGGGGGAPFSQGGGSAFSQGAGGAGAAFSQGGGGGGGGAAFSQGGGSLSLLHSQSQISQASLDENLLSPRHPSPARHQRFSLHDDSSKTMSSFPANSASSVLDESQLQMAKTSSKAILRWNPSLPDSKCQINEDVERKFQHVASSVHKMGMVLDSVQNDVMQLNRAMKEASLDSGSIQKKFVLVETSLQQIGQDDLKALLEGSTKSNPDQKSALNNHTSKLDEILSTLSILKQVQEDLRQLKGDIFRIFTKEMEGIVRAISSLNSRPDAMQAPTHLSCNTNRKSPINQPSVESPLVNQRPVADGKQTPVADGRPQRKQAPVANGRPQRKQAPVANGRPQRKQAPVANGRPQRKQAPVANGRPQRKQAPVATGESQRKQAPVANGRPQRKQAPVATGESQKKRGRAQNKQAPEANVRPPKKQTPVANGRPQVQQTAVANGTPEMNHAQDACWTLKMNHAQLACWTSKMNQVLEANGKPMMKQVPATEVLEAPKQEEVPIQMVNPQVATKKAPLSAIINLDDDDDDDEEGGDGSAPCVILKTDTGAAGELICEEAMEILQRARKRRRREENRAVVLFQE